A single Cucumis melo cultivar AY chromosome 4, USDA_Cmelo_AY_1.0, whole genome shotgun sequence DNA region contains:
- the LOC127148962 gene encoding protein ALP1-like, which yields MDRRCFAILCHLLRTIARLTSTEVVDVEEMVAMFLHILAHDVKNRVIQREFMRSSETISHHFNMVLLAVIRVHKELLKKPQPVPNECTDQRWRWFENCLGALDGTYIKVNVPASDRTRYRTRKGEVATNVLGVCDRKGDFVYVLAGWEGSAADSRILRDALSRPNGLKVPKGYYYLVDVGYPNAEGFLAPYRGQRYHLQEWRGPENAPSTSKEFFNMKHSSARNVIERAFGVLKGRWAILRGKSYYPVEVQCRTILACCLLHNLINREMTNFDIEDNIDEVDSTHATTAADDIHYIETSNEWSQWRDDLAEEMFTEWELRNQ from the exons ATGGACCGAAGATGTTTCGCCATTCTGTGTCACCTACTGAGGACCATTGCTAGACTAACGTCGACGGAGGTCGTTGATGTTGAggagatggtagcaatgttTCTCCACATTCTTGCGCACGATGTGAAAAATCGTGTCATTCAACGAGAGTTCATGCGGTCGAGTGAGACAATTTCCCACCATTTCAACATGGTCTTGTTGGCCGTCATTCGAGTTCATAAGGAGcttttgaaaaaaccacaaccaGTGCCTAATGAATGCACAGATCAAAGATGGAGGTGGTTTGAG AATTGCCTAGGTGCATTAGATGGAACGTACATAAAAGTCAACGTTCCAGCAAGTGACCGCACTAGGTATAGAACACGCAAGGGGGAGGTGGCCACAAATGTACTTGGCGTGTGTGACAGGAAAGGAGATTTCGTTTACGTActtgccggttgggaaggatcagctGCGGACTCACGCATCCTCCGTGATGCCCTTTCAAGACCTAATGGGCTTAAGGTGCCCAAGG GCTATTACTACTTGGTTGATGTCGGGTACCCAAATGCGGAGGGTTTCCTAGCACCATACAGAGGCCAACGCTATCACTTACAAGAATGGCGtggccctgaaaatgcaccttcaacgtcgaaagagttcttcaatatgaaacATTCTTCTGCTCGTAATGTAATCGAAAGAGCATTCGGTGTCTTGAAGGGTCGATGGGCGATACTGCGGGGAAAGTCATACTATCCTGTAGAAGTTCAATGTCGCACAATACTCGCATGTTGTCTCCTCCACAACCTTATTAATAGGGAGATGACAAACTTTGATATAGAAGACAACATAGATGAGGTTGATTCCACCCACGCGACTACTGCCGCCGATGACATACACTACATAGAGACGTCGAATGAGTGGAGTCAATGGAGGGACGACCTTGCAGAAGAAATGTTTACTGAATGGGAGTTGCGTaaccaatag